DNA from Strigops habroptila isolate Jane chromosome 2, bStrHab1.2.pri, whole genome shotgun sequence:
TCCTTTCATTCTGCATACATCAGGTCACTGCTGCCATTTAGTTAAATACAGGTTATCAGGTCTCTGGTACTAGGTGGATGGGgagagattttcttctttcctgggGCAAAGACCCAAATCTCATAGAACTCTTGAAGAAAAACCGGCAGTGCTTTATGactctcgtttgcttttccttcattttctcaaGCAAAATGACAGATTTGGGCCAATGGAATTCAGTGGGAGGTTAGGTCtgtttggtgtggtttttttcctccatgtctTGAGGAGGGATTGATCTCATTTTGGCATTTGATTTTAGAAAAACCTTCATGCCCAAGAGCCATGGCTAGACcacatgctttttcttgctggaaCTAGGTAAGGTTGAACCTAAACTCTTGTCTGTGTGCTTAGCAGTCTCTACTGCCTTTTTGGGTGTCTTTCCGCTcaacttttgctttctgtgaagGAAAGCCTCTATAATGTGATCTTCTGGTTCCCACttttctctgcctgcctccATGCACTGCGTGGGGAGGGGTCATGTATGGAAGTCAAGGCCAAGGACTTTCCAAGACCATGTGGCACCTAGATCCTTAGGGCAGCGAGgagggcacacagcaagctcactaccctggacttcaggaggGCAGACTTTGGTCTCAtcagggatctgcttggtagAGTACCATGGGATAAAACCCTGGAGGAAAGAGGGGCCCAAGAAGGttggttaatattcaaggatgacctcctccaagctcaggaatGATGTAACCTGACAAAGAGGAAATCAGGCAAAAATGCCAGGAGACCTGTGTGGGTGAACAGGGAGCTTCTGGacaaactcaaacacaaaaaggaagcctacagagggTCGAAGTAAGGACAGGTAGCCATGAGGGAATACAAGAAATtgtctgagcagccagggatcaggttaggaaagctaaagccctgacaTAAGTAATCTGGATAGGAATgtcaagggcaacaagaaaagcttcaatAGGTACCTCAgtgataaaaggaaaactaggaaaaatgtgggccctctctaGAAGAGAATGGGAGATCTGGTTAcctgggacatggagaaggccaAGGTACTCAAAGACTTTATTGCCTTGGTCTTCATGggcaagagctccagccacactgccaagtcacagaaggcaaaggcagggactggaagAATGAAGAACCACCCAGTGAAGGAGAAGGTCAGGTTTGAGAACACATAAGGAACTTGAAgttgcacaagtccatgggacctgatgagatgcatccacAGGTCCTGGGGGAACTGGTGGATCAAGTGGCTAAGCCACCacccatcatatttgagaagtcatggcagtctggtgaagatcccactgactggaaaaggggaaacgtaacccccatttttaaaaaggaaaaaaaggaagacccagggaactacaggccagtcagtctcacctcagtgccctgcaagatcatggagcagatcctcctggaaactgcGCTAAGGCGCATTGGAAAtaaggaggtgattggtgacaaccagcatggcttcactaaggacAAATCAGGCCCtacaaatttggtggccttccaTGATGGGGTTAGAGCATGggggaagagcaactgacagcatctacctggacttgtgcaaaggATTTGACACCGATGGAGAGCAGCCCGGAGGAGAAAGACTCAGGGGTGTTAGTTGACAAGAAACTCAACATGAGCCAtcaatgtgcacttgcagcccagaaactaactgtgtcctgggctgcatcaaaagaagcatgaccagcaggtcaaaggaggtgatcctgccccctactctgctcttgtgggaccccacctgcagtactgcattcagcttgGGGGCCCCAACataagagggacatggacctgttcaagcaagtccagaggaggccatgaagatgctcagaaggctgcagcacctctcctgtggagacaggctgagagagttgggcttgttgagcctggagaagagaaggctccagggagaccttaaagcagcttccagtgcctaaaggggccaacaagaaatctggagagggggGTTTTACAAAggtatgtagtgataggacaaggggtaatggctttaaactgaaagagggtagatttagattggacattaggaagaaattcttccctgtgagggtgatgaggcactggaacaggttgcccagagaagctgtggctgccccatcccaggcCAGGTtagatgaggctttgagcaacctgctctagtggaggaagcccctgcccatggcaggggggttggaactaggtgatctttaaggccccttccaacccaaaccattctgtgattctatgaaatcaaaACAAGGAAACTCTCAAGAGCAGCTTTGGGACTGCTGTTACGGTCAGTGACCAAacttatgttttcttctttcttttggcaAAGTATTTGTTTGTTAAAAGTTTCTGATTTGTCAAACCCCTGTTCATGCTGTGCATCATGCATTAGTCTCActtcctgccagccctgccaggaTCCCTGCACCGGCCATGTCAGGCCCCTCTCAAGTGGTGGAGACACTTCATAGCATGTCACAAAAAAAGTTTCCCTTTGTTCAGCTTGAATCAACACATTTTCCTCATTTGGAATAAAGCTGTTTCATCTATTTGGAAGAGACTTTGTGTCTCTTTTTCAAGGAGGGGCAGAACCAAAAGCACATTAACAAAAAGCCAAGGGCAGATTACAAAGACGCACAGAGCAGACCTCCTTCACAAGCATCCTTGAGATGCCCACTGGGGTGCCCTATTTAGCTGCTTGATCCCATAGAGGACCTGCCAGTAcccctgggcaccctgtgtctCACAGCCTGCCGCCTGGCGTCATCCCTTCGGGAGATCTGGCACAGATTCCAACCAGACTGTCATTTCCAGGTCAGTCTCCGCATTTCTGCTGACCATGTTGCCTCCATCATGAGATCATGTCTTTCCAGAGAAATCCCGCTAATGCCTTCATTCTGCGAGACCAGTATATATAGGGGGAGCTTCCCTGGGGATGCACTGTGCAGTCCAGCCAAGGCATCGCCATCTCCCCAGCGCCTGCACAGCccccactgctctccccttgcagcagcagcaagcatgGACATTACCATCCAGCACCCCTGGTTCAAGCGTGCTCTGGGACCCCTCATTCCAAGCCGTTTGTTTGACCAGTTTTTCGGAGAGGGTCTCCTCGAGTATGATCTCCTGCCTTTGTTCTCTTCCACTATCAGCCCCTACTACAGGCAGTCCCTCTTCCGCAGTGTGCTGGAGTCGGGCATTTCAGAGGTAAGGGCCCTTTggcttcctctccttttccttcctgtcccTGCTCACACCTCCACCCGCTCCTCCCCACCCGCGGCTTGCTGGCAGAGGCTGGTGGCTATAGCCTTGCTTTGCGGTGCAAGGGGGCAAGGAGGACCTCCGGCCCACCACCAAGCACCAAGCCCTTTCTTGGGCACGGAGGGAAACCCTTTCTAGGGAGGAGGCTTCCCTTCAAGAAACAGAAACCATTTTGGCTCCTGACAGTTGTCTCTGACTCATAAAAGGCTAcctttgctgcctgcctgctggcCGTACGGCAAGGGAAGACATAGGCTGCTCCTGGAGTAAGTGCCCTCGAGGGCAGCTTGGCATGGGAGAGGACCCCAGTGAGCCAGAGCTTCCTCCAGACCCCTCCTCTGCCTCAGGAACTGGGTGGGTTTTGCAAGACCAAGCTGGAGCAATTCTCTGAAGGCAGCATGTAGGAGTAGTGTGTAGCCGTGAGGGCTGTGGTCCAAAGCTCTGGGACCAGTGCATTCTCTAGCCGCCTCTTACCAGTTTCCTTCTAGAGCTAAAACCACAAAGAAACTATAAATTGCTGAAAGGACAAAATGCGTGCTGTCAGAGAACAGCACTGGGTTTAATTCCCCCTTGCTGCTGAGTACAAATGCCTGGTGCATCTGGCAGATTGCTGTGTGCAAAGGGGTCTCTGGCACAAGAATAGTTATGAGAAGTGATGCCTCTCCCCAGAGCAGTAGCAATGGCACAGATGCCCAGTGCCCCTGGGTCCCTGCAATGGGAAGGAGACCCCTGCTGAGGCCTGTAGTAACAGAAGGAGAAACTGTGCCACTGCCAGACCATCTTCACCTTTTAAGCTCCCTCTGTGCTTAGAGCTCGGATCTTACTGTCTAATAATGTTCTTTTAGGTGAGGTCTGACCGGGACAAGTTTACAATCATGCTAGATGTAAAACACTTCTCCCCCGAAGACCTGAGTGTGAAGATTATCGATGACTTTGTGGAAATCCATGGCAAGCACAGTGAAAGACAGGTAAGTGGAAGTGATGGTGATGGTGGAGTAACTGGGAGTTGAACTCCgttctctttctttccaacaGTCCtcagctgaagggaaaaaagaaggagtTACTTATTGATTGTCATTATTGGCGTGGCTTGTTCCCATAGAGCCCCAACCTGATAACTGACAATAACAAGCTAATCTGCTcctcttttgtttattttcaatcATCATCTTCCATAACCATCAGATGACTATGTCCATGTTCACTAATAACACTGGACCAGACAAAGAACATCATCTGGCGCTGCCCAAGCATGGCTGGGTTTTCATAAGCTGGAATTGTTAGTGAAAACAGAGTTTTCATATGCTGATCTGCGAGAGAAAGCaagaccaaacaaaacaaaagaaaaacaaccaagtGCCTCAGGCTTGGAAACTTTTGACACGTATGTCATGGAAATATCTGTGGGGGTTGAAAAGTAAATTATACCAGCAGGGGTTTAATTATTCTCATACATTTTTTTGGCCAGACAAAGCTCTAGCCTggaaaaagtatgtattttttaatatagttaTCTTTTTCCAGGGAAAGAGAGCAGCCGTTTTTACAgctgacttaaaaaaacccccaaacatttctcattcttttgGCCAAAGTAAAAGGGGGTCAGGATTGTGTACTTTGGCTGATGTACCTCTGCTGGCTAGTAAGGCAATACATGGGTGCAGACGTGTGCATTGCTTTTACCTTTGCAGAACCCCACACTTTTTCTCCAAAAATCCCTTGAAATTGGAGGCCATGGCAGGGGCCCCGTCAAAACCAGATCCCAATCTATAATATGGCCAAAATCAGATCCTGCTGTTCTGCTCAGGTCTTGTAGCTTCAGGGGCATCACGGGGAGACACCTCCCTCTACAAACCTGTAAAATAgaataagaacagaaatgtaaCTGGTGATACTGACAGCACAGTGTCATGATAAGCCAGGGTGAATGCGGACCCCTGTCCAGTAGAGCTGCTGGACCAGGCAGTGGGGCacagtgggtgctggggggtttCTGAC
Protein-coding regions in this window:
- the CRYAA gene encoding alpha-crystallin A chain codes for the protein MDITIQHPWFKRALGPLIPSRLFDQFFGEGLLEYDLLPLFSSTISPYYRQSLFRSVLESGISEVRSDRDKFTIMLDVKHFSPEDLSVKIIDDFVEIHGKHSERQDDHGYISREFHRRYRLPANVDQAAITCSLSNDGMLTFSGPKVPSNMDASHSERPIPVSREEKPTSAPSS